A genomic stretch from Clavelina lepadiformis chromosome 5, kaClaLepa1.1, whole genome shotgun sequence includes:
- the LOC143458878 gene encoding AP-3 complex subunit delta-1-like isoform X3, producing the protein MALKNVKRSIDRIFDKNLQDLVRGIRNHKENEVNYISQCIDEIKVELKQENVAVKANAVNKLIYLQMLGYDISWAAFNIIEVMSSPKFTFKRIGYLAASQCFHSDTDVLMLTTNMIRKDLGSQNNFDAGIAINGLSCFMTTDLARDLANDILALMSSIRPYTRKRAVLISYKIFLCYPEALRPAFPRLKEKLEDPDSGVQSAAVNVICELARKNPKNYLSLAPIFFKLMTSSTNNWVLIKIIKLFGALTPLEPRLGKKLIEPLTNLIHNTSAMSLLYECINTVIQGMQSHGSSIQLCVQKLRILIEDSDQNLKYLGLLAMSRILKTHPKAVQSHKDLILQCLDDKDESIRLRALDLLFGMVSKKNLMEIIKKLMIHVEKTEGTQYRDELLSKIIEICSQNNYQYITNFEWYITVLVELTRMDGASRHGSLISSQLLDVAIRVKTIREFAANQMAAMLENAHAISGQLRRNGMQEVLFAAAYICGEFAELIEKPDSLIHAMLRPRVMTLPANIQCVYLQNIMKVFAIALIQAEEEEDNERALNLTRVLLEKLSLFLQSSYIEVQERASSTLSILKYIEKLQVKESLVAEEFSILFKGELNPVAPKAQRKVPVPEGLDLDAWINDPPSSSEDEQPEEEFPKKIYDELYSPTREKRKEMSPEEIKKRKEERLQEQASNPHYLMNKKQEKKTEAADGYQKLDAEVDPGLAGELNISVPLHVPGLPSSERYLRMEQDRQRRAQAEKTVKKRHKKRGKKKFVHVSEDEEEDIAPTHAVDIVQEEMPEGAAKTDSENETTKDDPYRALDMDLDSPLTPSETLPRPRHHEVRSKPDEEKVVKEKKQKKKHKKKEVKKHKKKSRKAPTESLLVEEPANEQVSEVTQNTPDTIEKKENKAEAKDDLSFWLSNSDAVSAPEAAKKVEGPEKVVQVNGIEEDEDDHEVAPAKEKKKHKKKKDKKETKKHKKKHHNVNDTVEMEASSNLQLSSYKLLGENKEIKLEFETRSSSREEKKIVVSCLFENLTENHIKNIEFNILDTLNTRLVRTGGENSHDAVPIPFSLPALSRNECQLQLTASSVTMPQRMRGTVTYMVQDQEHTKQEKLDFKLHLPCSAYLVTTPFSSVFLFSFSNHFTKLLTSGDVPDKASVKVDSKGIPLDHVLQKLCFFLKLSVVEQVGDSASLYSSSIQHHHICLLVKAAANGFISVDGKSNNASLLSNIMDQAKEIVQG; encoded by the exons ATGGCtcttaaaaatgttaaaagaaGCATTGATagaatttttgataaaaatttgcagGATTTGGTTCGAGGAATTCGTAACCACAAAGAAAATGAA GTGAATTATATTTCCCAATGCATTGATGAGATAAAGGTGGAATTGAAGCAGGAAAATGTTGCTGTGAAAGCCAATGCTGTCAATAAACTTATATAT TTACAAATGCTAGGGTATGACATCAGCTGGGCTGCCTTTAATATCATTGAGGTTATGAGTTCACCAAAATTTACTTTCAAG AGGATCGGCTACCTTGCCGCATCGCAGTGTTTCCATTCCGACACTGATGTTCTCATGTTGACAACCAATATGATCAGGAAAGATCTTGGGTCTCAGAATAATTTCGATGCTGGAATTGCTATTAATGGTCTTTCTTGTTTCATGACAACTGATCTTGCAAGGGATTTAGCCAATGATATTCTTGCTTTG ATGTCGTCGATTCGTCCATATACAAGAAAGAGGGCTGTCTTGATTTCGTACAAGATCTTCCTTTGTTACCCAGAAGCTCTCCGACCTGCTTTTCCGaggttaaaagaaaaacttgaagATCCTGATTCTG GTGTCCAGTCTGCGGCCGTTAATGTCATTTGCGAACTTGCTCGTAAAAACCCAAAGAATTATCTCTCACTTGCCCCTATCTTCTTTAAattgatgacatcatcaacaaaTAACTGGGTGCTTATAAAGATAATTAAATTG ttcgGCGCACTCACTCCATTGGAACCCAGGCTCGGAAAGAAGTTGATTGAACCATTGACCAATTTGATTCACAA caCTTCAGCCATGTCCTTGTTGTACGAATGCATAAACACTGTGATTCAGG GAATGCAGAGCCACGGCTCCTCCATACAG TTGTGTGTGCAGAAGCTTCGAATTCTCATAGAAGACTCCGATCAGAATT TAAAATATCTTGGATTGCTGGCTATGTCTCGGATTCTTAAAACTCATCCCAAGGCCGTCCAATCTCATAAAGATCTTATACTGCAATGTCTTGACGACAAGGATGAATCAATACGTCTCCGTGCTTTAGATTTATTATTTGGCATG gtttcaaagaaaaatttaatggAGATAATCAAAAAACTCATGATTCACGTCGAGAAAACCGAGGGAACACAATACAGGGATGAGCTCCTGTCGAAAATTATTGAAATCTGCAGCCAGAACAATTATCAGTACATCACAAACTTTGAATG GTATATTACTGTGCTGGTTGAACTGACGAGAATGGACGGGGCCAGTCGTCATGGTTCGTTGATTTCTTCACAGTTACTGGATGTCGCGATTCGCGTTAAAACGATTCGAGAATTTGCGGCAAATCAAATG GCGGCAATGCTTGAAAACGCCCATGCAATCAGTGGCCAGCTGCGCAGGAACGGAATGCAAGAAGTTTTATTTGCTGCTGCTTATATCTGTGGAGAGTTTGCCGA ATTAATAGAAAAACCGGATTCGTTGATCCACGCCATGCTCCGTCCTCGAGTAATGACTCTACCAGCCAACATCCAATGCGTCTACCTACAGAACATCATGAAGGTCTTCGCGATCGCGCTCATCCAAGCTGAGGAGGAAGAGGACAATGAACGTGCGCTCAATCTCACTCGAGTCTTGTTGGAAaaactttctctttttctGCAAAGCTCGTACATAGAAGTGCAGGAAAGG GCTTCCAGTACCTTGTCGATCTTAAAGTACATTGAGAAGTTACAAGTCAAGGAGAGCTTAGTAGCTGAAGAATTCTCGATTTTATTCAAAGGAGAACTGAACCCCGTCGCACCCAAGGCTCAGAGAAAAGTTCCAGTTCCTGAAGG GCTTGATTTGGATGCATGGATCAACGATCCCCCCTCCTCATCTGAAGATGAGCAGCCAGAGGAAGAATTTCCAAAGAAGATTTATGACGAGCTTTATTCTCCAACCAGAGAGAAGCGCAAGGAAATGAGCCCAGAGGAGattaaaaag AGAAAAGAAGAGCGGTTACAGGAACAAGCAAGTAATCCGCATTATTTAATGAACAAG aaacaagaaaagaaaacCGAG GCAGCTGATGGTTACCAGAAGCTGGATGCCGAAGTAGACCCAGGCTTGGCTGGTGAGCTCAACATTTCTGTCCCTCTTCATGTGCCCGGCCTCCCGAGCAGTGAGCGATACTTGAGGATG GAGCAGGATCGGCAACGTCGAGCACAAGCAGAGAAGACGGTAAAGAAGCGGCATAAGAAGAGAGGAAAGAAAAAGTTCGTGCACGTGAGCGAGGATGAAGAGGAAGATATTGCTCCCACTCACGCCGTCGATATCGTCCAGGAGGAAATGCCGGAG GGAGCTGCAAAAACTGATtctgaaaatgaaacaacCAAAGATGACCCATACAGGGCACTTGACATGGACTTGGATtc GCCACTGACGCCGTCAGAAACGCTCCCCAGGCCCCGACATCACGAAGTGAGAAGCAAACCCGACGAAGAAAAAGTTGTCAAAgagaagaaacaaaaaaagaagcaCAAGAAGAAGGAGGTCAAGAAACACAAG AAAAAGTCACGCAAGGCACCAACTGAGAGCTTATTGGTTGAAGAGCCGGCCAATGAACAAGTTTCTGAAGTTACCCAAAATACCCCAGATACTATTGAAAAGAAGGAAAACAAAGCAGAG GCTAAAGATGATTTAAGTTTCTGGCTTTCAAACTCCGATGCTGTTTCTGCACCAGAAGCTGCGAAAAAAGTTGAGGGCCCTGAAAAGGTTGTGCAGGTCAACGG AATTGAAGAAGATGAAGATGACCACGAGGTGGCGCCAGCCAAAGAGAAGAAGAagcacaaaaagaaaaaagacaaaaaagagacaaagaaacataaaaagaAGCATCACAATGTTAACGATACAGTGGAGATGGAAGCT TCAAGCAACCTGCAGCTCAGCAGTTATAAGTTACTCGGCGAGAACAAGGAAATAAAATTGGAGTTTGAGACGAGATCTTCAAGCAGAGAGGAAAAGAAAATCGTCGTTTCTTGTCTCTTTGAAAATTTGACGGAGAatcatattaaaaatattgagttTAATATTCTGGACACACTCAACACAAG ATTGGTGCGGACAGGTGGAGAGAATTCCCATGACGCTGTTCCGATACCCTTTTCACTCCCTGCACTCTCAAGAAACGAGTGTCAGTTGCAGTTGACCGCCTCAAGCGTTACCATGCCACAACGCATGCGCGGTACAGTGACGTATATGGTACAAGATCAGGAACATACTAAACAAGAAAAGTTAGATTTTAAACTTCATCTGCCATGTTCGGCCTACCTTGTTACCACTCCGTTTTCCAG CGTGTTTCTATTTTCGTTCAGCAATCACTTCACTAAACTTCTCACGTCCGGGGATGTCCCGGATAAAGCTTCGGTCAAAGTCGACTCAAAGGGAATTCCCCTCGATCATGTTTTACAAAAGTtgtgtttctttttgaaattgtcGG
- the LOC143458878 gene encoding AP-3 complex subunit delta-1-like isoform X4 — MALKNVKRSIDRIFDKNLQDLVRGIRNHKENEVNYISQCIDEIKVELKQENVAVKANAVNKLIYLQMLGYDISWAAFNIIEVMSSPKFTFKRIGYLAASQCFHSDTDVLMLTTNMIRKDLGSQNNFDAGIAINGLSCFMTTDLARDLANDILALMSSIRPYTRKRAVLISYKIFLCYPEALRPAFPRLKEKLEDPDSGVQSAAVNVICELARKNPKNYLSLAPIFFKLMTSSTNNWVLIKIIKLFGALTPLEPRLGKKLIEPLTNLIHNTSAMSLLYECINTVIQGMQSHGSSIQGSQNLMKLCVQKLRILIEDSDQNLKYLGLLAMSRILKTHPKAVQSHKDLILQCLDDKDESIRLRALDLLFGMVSKKNLMEIIKKLMIHVEKTEGTQYRDELLSKIIEICSQNNYQYITNFEWYITVLVELTRMDGASRHGSLISSQLLDVAIRVKTIREFAANQMAAMLENAHAISGQLRRNGMQEVLFAAAYICGEFAELIEKPDSLIHAMLRPRVMTLPANIQCVYLQNIMKVFAIALIQAEEEEDNERALNLTRVLLEKLSLFLQSSYIEVQERASSTLSILKYIEKLQVKESLVAEEFSILFKGELNPVAPKAQRKVPVPEGLDLDAWINDPPSSSEDEQPEEEFPKKIYDELYSPTREKRKEMSPEEIKKRKEERLQEQASNPHYLMNKAADGYQKLDAEVDPGLAGELNISVPLHVPGLPSSERYLRMEQDRQRRAQAEKTVKKRHKKRGKKKFVHVSEDEEEDIAPTHAVDIVQEEMPEGAAKTDSENETTKDDPYRALDMDLDSPLTPSETLPRPRHHEVRSKPDEEKVVKEKKQKKKHKKKEVKKHKKKSRKAPTESLLVEEPANEQVSEVTQNTPDTIEKKENKAEAKDDLSFWLSNSDAVSAPEAAKKVEGPEKVVQVNGIEEDEDDHEVAPAKEKKKHKKKKDKKETKKHKKKHHNVNDTVEMEASSNLQLSSYKLLGENKEIKLEFETRSSSREEKKIVVSCLFENLTENHIKNIEFNILDTLNTRLVRTGGENSHDAVPIPFSLPALSRNECQLQLTASSVTMPQRMRGTVTYMVQDQEHTKQEKLDFKLHLPCSAYLVTTPFSSVFLFSFSNHFTKLLTSGDVPDKASVKVDSKGIPLDHVLQKLCFFLKLSVVEQVGDSASLYSSSIQHHHICLLVKAAANGFISVDGKSNNASLLSNIMDQAKEIVQG, encoded by the exons ATGGCtcttaaaaatgttaaaagaaGCATTGATagaatttttgataaaaatttgcagGATTTGGTTCGAGGAATTCGTAACCACAAAGAAAATGAA GTGAATTATATTTCCCAATGCATTGATGAGATAAAGGTGGAATTGAAGCAGGAAAATGTTGCTGTGAAAGCCAATGCTGTCAATAAACTTATATAT TTACAAATGCTAGGGTATGACATCAGCTGGGCTGCCTTTAATATCATTGAGGTTATGAGTTCACCAAAATTTACTTTCAAG AGGATCGGCTACCTTGCCGCATCGCAGTGTTTCCATTCCGACACTGATGTTCTCATGTTGACAACCAATATGATCAGGAAAGATCTTGGGTCTCAGAATAATTTCGATGCTGGAATTGCTATTAATGGTCTTTCTTGTTTCATGACAACTGATCTTGCAAGGGATTTAGCCAATGATATTCTTGCTTTG ATGTCGTCGATTCGTCCATATACAAGAAAGAGGGCTGTCTTGATTTCGTACAAGATCTTCCTTTGTTACCCAGAAGCTCTCCGACCTGCTTTTCCGaggttaaaagaaaaacttgaagATCCTGATTCTG GTGTCCAGTCTGCGGCCGTTAATGTCATTTGCGAACTTGCTCGTAAAAACCCAAAGAATTATCTCTCACTTGCCCCTATCTTCTTTAAattgatgacatcatcaacaaaTAACTGGGTGCTTATAAAGATAATTAAATTG ttcgGCGCACTCACTCCATTGGAACCCAGGCTCGGAAAGAAGTTGATTGAACCATTGACCAATTTGATTCACAA caCTTCAGCCATGTCCTTGTTGTACGAATGCATAAACACTGTGATTCAGG GAATGCAGAGCCACGGCTCCTCCATACAG GGAAGTCAGAACCTAATGAAG TTGTGTGTGCAGAAGCTTCGAATTCTCATAGAAGACTCCGATCAGAATT TAAAATATCTTGGATTGCTGGCTATGTCTCGGATTCTTAAAACTCATCCCAAGGCCGTCCAATCTCATAAAGATCTTATACTGCAATGTCTTGACGACAAGGATGAATCAATACGTCTCCGTGCTTTAGATTTATTATTTGGCATG gtttcaaagaaaaatttaatggAGATAATCAAAAAACTCATGATTCACGTCGAGAAAACCGAGGGAACACAATACAGGGATGAGCTCCTGTCGAAAATTATTGAAATCTGCAGCCAGAACAATTATCAGTACATCACAAACTTTGAATG GTATATTACTGTGCTGGTTGAACTGACGAGAATGGACGGGGCCAGTCGTCATGGTTCGTTGATTTCTTCACAGTTACTGGATGTCGCGATTCGCGTTAAAACGATTCGAGAATTTGCGGCAAATCAAATG GCGGCAATGCTTGAAAACGCCCATGCAATCAGTGGCCAGCTGCGCAGGAACGGAATGCAAGAAGTTTTATTTGCTGCTGCTTATATCTGTGGAGAGTTTGCCGA ATTAATAGAAAAACCGGATTCGTTGATCCACGCCATGCTCCGTCCTCGAGTAATGACTCTACCAGCCAACATCCAATGCGTCTACCTACAGAACATCATGAAGGTCTTCGCGATCGCGCTCATCCAAGCTGAGGAGGAAGAGGACAATGAACGTGCGCTCAATCTCACTCGAGTCTTGTTGGAAaaactttctctttttctGCAAAGCTCGTACATAGAAGTGCAGGAAAGG GCTTCCAGTACCTTGTCGATCTTAAAGTACATTGAGAAGTTACAAGTCAAGGAGAGCTTAGTAGCTGAAGAATTCTCGATTTTATTCAAAGGAGAACTGAACCCCGTCGCACCCAAGGCTCAGAGAAAAGTTCCAGTTCCTGAAGG GCTTGATTTGGATGCATGGATCAACGATCCCCCCTCCTCATCTGAAGATGAGCAGCCAGAGGAAGAATTTCCAAAGAAGATTTATGACGAGCTTTATTCTCCAACCAGAGAGAAGCGCAAGGAAATGAGCCCAGAGGAGattaaaaag AGAAAAGAAGAGCGGTTACAGGAACAAGCAAGTAATCCGCATTATTTAATGAACAAG GCAGCTGATGGTTACCAGAAGCTGGATGCCGAAGTAGACCCAGGCTTGGCTGGTGAGCTCAACATTTCTGTCCCTCTTCATGTGCCCGGCCTCCCGAGCAGTGAGCGATACTTGAGGATG GAGCAGGATCGGCAACGTCGAGCACAAGCAGAGAAGACGGTAAAGAAGCGGCATAAGAAGAGAGGAAAGAAAAAGTTCGTGCACGTGAGCGAGGATGAAGAGGAAGATATTGCTCCCACTCACGCCGTCGATATCGTCCAGGAGGAAATGCCGGAG GGAGCTGCAAAAACTGATtctgaaaatgaaacaacCAAAGATGACCCATACAGGGCACTTGACATGGACTTGGATtc GCCACTGACGCCGTCAGAAACGCTCCCCAGGCCCCGACATCACGAAGTGAGAAGCAAACCCGACGAAGAAAAAGTTGTCAAAgagaagaaacaaaaaaagaagcaCAAGAAGAAGGAGGTCAAGAAACACAAG AAAAAGTCACGCAAGGCACCAACTGAGAGCTTATTGGTTGAAGAGCCGGCCAATGAACAAGTTTCTGAAGTTACCCAAAATACCCCAGATACTATTGAAAAGAAGGAAAACAAAGCAGAG GCTAAAGATGATTTAAGTTTCTGGCTTTCAAACTCCGATGCTGTTTCTGCACCAGAAGCTGCGAAAAAAGTTGAGGGCCCTGAAAAGGTTGTGCAGGTCAACGG AATTGAAGAAGATGAAGATGACCACGAGGTGGCGCCAGCCAAAGAGAAGAAGAagcacaaaaagaaaaaagacaaaaaagagacaaagaaacataaaaagaAGCATCACAATGTTAACGATACAGTGGAGATGGAAGCT TCAAGCAACCTGCAGCTCAGCAGTTATAAGTTACTCGGCGAGAACAAGGAAATAAAATTGGAGTTTGAGACGAGATCTTCAAGCAGAGAGGAAAAGAAAATCGTCGTTTCTTGTCTCTTTGAAAATTTGACGGAGAatcatattaaaaatattgagttTAATATTCTGGACACACTCAACACAAG ATTGGTGCGGACAGGTGGAGAGAATTCCCATGACGCTGTTCCGATACCCTTTTCACTCCCTGCACTCTCAAGAAACGAGTGTCAGTTGCAGTTGACCGCCTCAAGCGTTACCATGCCACAACGCATGCGCGGTACAGTGACGTATATGGTACAAGATCAGGAACATACTAAACAAGAAAAGTTAGATTTTAAACTTCATCTGCCATGTTCGGCCTACCTTGTTACCACTCCGTTTTCCAG CGTGTTTCTATTTTCGTTCAGCAATCACTTCACTAAACTTCTCACGTCCGGGGATGTCCCGGATAAAGCTTCGGTCAAAGTCGACTCAAAGGGAATTCCCCTCGATCATGTTTTACAAAAGTtgtgtttctttttgaaattgtcGG
- the LOC143458878 gene encoding AP-3 complex subunit delta-1-like isoform X1: MALKNVKRSIDRIFDKNLQDLVRGIRNHKENEVNYISQCIDEIKVELKQENVAVKANAVNKLIYLQMLGYDISWAAFNIIEVMSSPKFTFKRIGYLAASQCFHSDTDVLMLTTNMIRKDLGSQNNFDAGIAINGLSCFMTTDLARDLANDILALMSSIRPYTRKRAVLISYKIFLCYPEALRPAFPRLKEKLEDPDSGVQSAAVNVICELARKNPKNYLSLAPIFFKLMTSSTNNWVLIKIIKLFGALTPLEPRLGKKLIEPLTNLIHNTSAMSLLYECINTVIQGMQSHGSSIQGSQNLMKLCVQKLRILIEDSDQNLKYLGLLAMSRILKTHPKAVQSHKDLILQCLDDKDESIRLRALDLLFGMVSKKNLMEIIKKLMIHVEKTEGTQYRDELLSKIIEICSQNNYQYITNFEWYITVLVELTRMDGASRHGSLISSQLLDVAIRVKTIREFAANQMAAMLENAHAISGQLRRNGMQEVLFAAAYICGEFAELIEKPDSLIHAMLRPRVMTLPANIQCVYLQNIMKVFAIALIQAEEEEDNERALNLTRVLLEKLSLFLQSSYIEVQERASSTLSILKYIEKLQVKESLVAEEFSILFKGELNPVAPKAQRKVPVPEGLDLDAWINDPPSSSEDEQPEEEFPKKIYDELYSPTREKRKEMSPEEIKKRKEERLQEQASNPHYLMNKKQEKKTEAADGYQKLDAEVDPGLAGELNISVPLHVPGLPSSERYLRMEQDRQRRAQAEKTVKKRHKKRGKKKFVHVSEDEEEDIAPTHAVDIVQEEMPEGAAKTDSENETTKDDPYRALDMDLDSPLTPSETLPRPRHHEVRSKPDEEKVVKEKKQKKKHKKKEVKKHKKKSRKAPTESLLVEEPANEQVSEVTQNTPDTIEKKENKAEAKDDLSFWLSNSDAVSAPEAAKKVEGPEKVVQVNGIEEDEDDHEVAPAKEKKKHKKKKDKKETKKHKKKHHNVNDTVEMEASSNLQLSSYKLLGENKEIKLEFETRSSSREEKKIVVSCLFENLTENHIKNIEFNILDTLNTRLVRTGGENSHDAVPIPFSLPALSRNECQLQLTASSVTMPQRMRGTVTYMVQDQEHTKQEKLDFKLHLPCSAYLVTTPFSSVFLFSFSNHFTKLLTSGDVPDKASVKVDSKGIPLDHVLQKLCFFLKLSVVEQVGDSASLYSSSIQHHHICLLVKAAANGFISVDGKSNNASLLSNIMDQAKEIVQG; this comes from the exons ATGGCtcttaaaaatgttaaaagaaGCATTGATagaatttttgataaaaatttgcagGATTTGGTTCGAGGAATTCGTAACCACAAAGAAAATGAA GTGAATTATATTTCCCAATGCATTGATGAGATAAAGGTGGAATTGAAGCAGGAAAATGTTGCTGTGAAAGCCAATGCTGTCAATAAACTTATATAT TTACAAATGCTAGGGTATGACATCAGCTGGGCTGCCTTTAATATCATTGAGGTTATGAGTTCACCAAAATTTACTTTCAAG AGGATCGGCTACCTTGCCGCATCGCAGTGTTTCCATTCCGACACTGATGTTCTCATGTTGACAACCAATATGATCAGGAAAGATCTTGGGTCTCAGAATAATTTCGATGCTGGAATTGCTATTAATGGTCTTTCTTGTTTCATGACAACTGATCTTGCAAGGGATTTAGCCAATGATATTCTTGCTTTG ATGTCGTCGATTCGTCCATATACAAGAAAGAGGGCTGTCTTGATTTCGTACAAGATCTTCCTTTGTTACCCAGAAGCTCTCCGACCTGCTTTTCCGaggttaaaagaaaaacttgaagATCCTGATTCTG GTGTCCAGTCTGCGGCCGTTAATGTCATTTGCGAACTTGCTCGTAAAAACCCAAAGAATTATCTCTCACTTGCCCCTATCTTCTTTAAattgatgacatcatcaacaaaTAACTGGGTGCTTATAAAGATAATTAAATTG ttcgGCGCACTCACTCCATTGGAACCCAGGCTCGGAAAGAAGTTGATTGAACCATTGACCAATTTGATTCACAA caCTTCAGCCATGTCCTTGTTGTACGAATGCATAAACACTGTGATTCAGG GAATGCAGAGCCACGGCTCCTCCATACAG GGAAGTCAGAACCTAATGAAG TTGTGTGTGCAGAAGCTTCGAATTCTCATAGAAGACTCCGATCAGAATT TAAAATATCTTGGATTGCTGGCTATGTCTCGGATTCTTAAAACTCATCCCAAGGCCGTCCAATCTCATAAAGATCTTATACTGCAATGTCTTGACGACAAGGATGAATCAATACGTCTCCGTGCTTTAGATTTATTATTTGGCATG gtttcaaagaaaaatttaatggAGATAATCAAAAAACTCATGATTCACGTCGAGAAAACCGAGGGAACACAATACAGGGATGAGCTCCTGTCGAAAATTATTGAAATCTGCAGCCAGAACAATTATCAGTACATCACAAACTTTGAATG GTATATTACTGTGCTGGTTGAACTGACGAGAATGGACGGGGCCAGTCGTCATGGTTCGTTGATTTCTTCACAGTTACTGGATGTCGCGATTCGCGTTAAAACGATTCGAGAATTTGCGGCAAATCAAATG GCGGCAATGCTTGAAAACGCCCATGCAATCAGTGGCCAGCTGCGCAGGAACGGAATGCAAGAAGTTTTATTTGCTGCTGCTTATATCTGTGGAGAGTTTGCCGA ATTAATAGAAAAACCGGATTCGTTGATCCACGCCATGCTCCGTCCTCGAGTAATGACTCTACCAGCCAACATCCAATGCGTCTACCTACAGAACATCATGAAGGTCTTCGCGATCGCGCTCATCCAAGCTGAGGAGGAAGAGGACAATGAACGTGCGCTCAATCTCACTCGAGTCTTGTTGGAAaaactttctctttttctGCAAAGCTCGTACATAGAAGTGCAGGAAAGG GCTTCCAGTACCTTGTCGATCTTAAAGTACATTGAGAAGTTACAAGTCAAGGAGAGCTTAGTAGCTGAAGAATTCTCGATTTTATTCAAAGGAGAACTGAACCCCGTCGCACCCAAGGCTCAGAGAAAAGTTCCAGTTCCTGAAGG GCTTGATTTGGATGCATGGATCAACGATCCCCCCTCCTCATCTGAAGATGAGCAGCCAGAGGAAGAATTTCCAAAGAAGATTTATGACGAGCTTTATTCTCCAACCAGAGAGAAGCGCAAGGAAATGAGCCCAGAGGAGattaaaaag AGAAAAGAAGAGCGGTTACAGGAACAAGCAAGTAATCCGCATTATTTAATGAACAAG aaacaagaaaagaaaacCGAG GCAGCTGATGGTTACCAGAAGCTGGATGCCGAAGTAGACCCAGGCTTGGCTGGTGAGCTCAACATTTCTGTCCCTCTTCATGTGCCCGGCCTCCCGAGCAGTGAGCGATACTTGAGGATG GAGCAGGATCGGCAACGTCGAGCACAAGCAGAGAAGACGGTAAAGAAGCGGCATAAGAAGAGAGGAAAGAAAAAGTTCGTGCACGTGAGCGAGGATGAAGAGGAAGATATTGCTCCCACTCACGCCGTCGATATCGTCCAGGAGGAAATGCCGGAG GGAGCTGCAAAAACTGATtctgaaaatgaaacaacCAAAGATGACCCATACAGGGCACTTGACATGGACTTGGATtc GCCACTGACGCCGTCAGAAACGCTCCCCAGGCCCCGACATCACGAAGTGAGAAGCAAACCCGACGAAGAAAAAGTTGTCAAAgagaagaaacaaaaaaagaagcaCAAGAAGAAGGAGGTCAAGAAACACAAG AAAAAGTCACGCAAGGCACCAACTGAGAGCTTATTGGTTGAAGAGCCGGCCAATGAACAAGTTTCTGAAGTTACCCAAAATACCCCAGATACTATTGAAAAGAAGGAAAACAAAGCAGAG GCTAAAGATGATTTAAGTTTCTGGCTTTCAAACTCCGATGCTGTTTCTGCACCAGAAGCTGCGAAAAAAGTTGAGGGCCCTGAAAAGGTTGTGCAGGTCAACGG AATTGAAGAAGATGAAGATGACCACGAGGTGGCGCCAGCCAAAGAGAAGAAGAagcacaaaaagaaaaaagacaaaaaagagacaaagaaacataaaaagaAGCATCACAATGTTAACGATACAGTGGAGATGGAAGCT TCAAGCAACCTGCAGCTCAGCAGTTATAAGTTACTCGGCGAGAACAAGGAAATAAAATTGGAGTTTGAGACGAGATCTTCAAGCAGAGAGGAAAAGAAAATCGTCGTTTCTTGTCTCTTTGAAAATTTGACGGAGAatcatattaaaaatattgagttTAATATTCTGGACACACTCAACACAAG ATTGGTGCGGACAGGTGGAGAGAATTCCCATGACGCTGTTCCGATACCCTTTTCACTCCCTGCACTCTCAAGAAACGAGTGTCAGTTGCAGTTGACCGCCTCAAGCGTTACCATGCCACAACGCATGCGCGGTACAGTGACGTATATGGTACAAGATCAGGAACATACTAAACAAGAAAAGTTAGATTTTAAACTTCATCTGCCATGTTCGGCCTACCTTGTTACCACTCCGTTTTCCAG CGTGTTTCTATTTTCGTTCAGCAATCACTTCACTAAACTTCTCACGTCCGGGGATGTCCCGGATAAAGCTTCGGTCAAAGTCGACTCAAAGGGAATTCCCCTCGATCATGTTTTACAAAAGTtgtgtttctttttgaaattgtcGG